The Cryptomeria japonica chromosome 6, Sugi_1.0, whole genome shotgun sequence genomic interval gttgttaaatcatttcGGGCATCAGAAGAGGatttccctgccctactacctcttcaggtctcttaataagcatagcaagaacccttcaactctggtgcttcattgtggcctcattttgctcatttatgagcgcTACAAACTCCTTGATATCTAGGAAAATAAAGATTGTCTGCGTCTTCGGGGAaaggtaagagaaagatggaggaaggtgggcctagcaaggaAGAGTCGACTCAGAGCAAAAGGAGCAAAAATGCTACTGGgttgaaaattcaagaggacaaggataATCAAAAGGAGACGGAGAATGACTCAGAGGATATTAGAAAAGATGGTAGTGAGATGGAAACTGATGAGTTTGGAGGAGAGGAAAGCTGGAAAGAAGAGGATGTGGgggaagaggaagaaggagctgAGGATGTTTCCGATCAAGATAATCCTACCCACAGTGTTAGTTTAGGCATTGTCAATAGCCAGCCAATGGAGGAGTAGGataataagattaatgaggaaaaagaaatggatattgagcaggagaagaataaggaatttGAGCATGAGATGGGCAAGGAGAATCTGAGCAAGGATAAGGAGGAAGTTGGAGAAGGGTTAATTctggataatctcaaaaacctaTCTAAGGTTagaatgggttttgacaggtgggctTATGAAGGAATAAAGAATCTAGAAAAAAATGGGAAGcggtgggaagagaaaaggaagaaagatgataGAGACCAGAAGTAGTGGAAGGAGGAGATGGAGAAAAAAGCAAAGAAGATGGAAGCTCATATTAGTAATCTGGAGGAAGGAAGAACTGCTATGAAAAACCTTTTGGTAATGATTCTGGATATCCTTACTGCTATTACTAAGAACTTAGAGGAAATCTCTAAAGTCCTTGAGGGCTCCAACACTCCCAAACCCGTCGtggaccttgatattgatgaagatgctaTTGAAACAAGGACGGTGGAAAGTGCTCCTAGTGGCGCGGCAAAGAGAACAAGGGCTAGcatgaagaaagttgttgtggcctcttctaaggaaatccctaaacttagggataatattaaagaattgcATGGGATTAGCAGAAatctggctaatgccctgaaaaacattaaGTAGTTTGTCTATTTTGGCTGGACGTTGCTGGTTTTGTGGGGCTTTTGTGCTGGATATTGCTCATTTCTTTGTTGGTTTTTTAGCTATTTgttccttcttgtttcttaatgctctaatttcttaaggatattttgtaaagggttttggggtcccttcaaaacctgtttttaccgtAATCAAAAGCATTAAGAAAGCTATTAAACATACTTGACTCTTTCCTTAAAATGTTTTGAATGTCATGACAGAAGTAATTAAAACTTCAGCAAACTCTCAGataccttgacatcaatgacaacacaatattccAACAAAATAAGGCACTACAGAACCCTCCATGGCACTTTATAACATAATGTGAGTAAAATAGAGATAAAATAGatgtgtgaaattctccccaaggAATGCAAAATTATTTTTTGACATTTTATACATTATCGTGTTTACAATATTATGTGCATGTGTAGTATTCTTACAAATATCCTGAAAAGGACAATATTAGTTTATGTCATGAGGTGATTATAAGAAGACAGAGTGCAATAATGCCTTACAAcctcaacaaaaaaataaaaaattagacaaTAAACTCTCTATAGCATAAAATTTCTATAAAATATGCCCTCTTAGAAAAAAATACAAGTTGTGCAAATTGGGAGCCCAAATCAATTGTTTATAACCCTTagtgattttatgattttaaatttatttttgaatatgttgtccaaagaaaaaaaatcaatgtaCCATTACATTCCTTACATTTTTCTAATAAACTTAAAAAAGAAGTTTACTATTTTTCAATATCATGGGCAAAAGTTATGCCTTGTTGAAAATGTTAAAACAAAAAATAGAGGTTTGGAGGCAAATTATAGAAACCTAGAACATGCTAGAGAAAAAAAAATTACACCATGTCAAAGTACACAAAGCCAACTTTTTGTTGTCTACTAGAAGAAGTCAAAAATCTTTCTTCATGGGTGCAAGTcataacaaaaagaaaagaaaaacttttTTTTTATAAGCATAAAGAGGGATTGGTGGCTCCTTCAAGGCCATAGTGTTTGCTAGTCGGGTGGTTGTGGCACAATTATTGAGAGTAGGCTGCGTGATGTAAAGGTGGATCTCAAACCACAAAAACAACACTACTATAGAACATGGTGGTATGATGAGCTATGTATTTTTGTTGGGAAATGTGGAGGTTGCAAGGATAGGCAAGAGGAGGACAAGTGACGACAATGCAAAGGTGGCAATGCAATTTCAATATTTTTTAGAGTAGTCTCCAAGCTATAGGGGGAAGGATAATAAATGAATGATAGTTTCCTATATGCTTAGATCTATGTTGTGGTAGTCTAAAGGTGGTTTTTGTGTACATAGGGATAAATTTAAAGGTTGTTGAGATTAGTTTCCAAGCTACAATATGTAGTAATTCTTATAGAAGGCATACACATGTATCCTTCCTACATAGGTTGATAGGTGACATTAACTTGCACATAGTTATACCCTACATagttaaaaaaacatttaaaaaactttatacacAGTATACTTGCCAAGTTGAGACCTACACAAATCCCAAGATGTTGTAGGTGGTATGATGACCATACAGTTGTACATATTTTGGTACAATTACCATCGATGACCTCTCCAAAAAATTCTAGAATATCTTATCTCCAAAAATTAGTTGTTACTTTAAAAAATGATTTCCTAGTCCTTCTAAGCATGACGATGGAGTTAGTTTTTCTCTAGGGTGCATCATTTGAATGTTGATATCCATGACCCTTGCATATTCAAGAATGAAAAGGGATGGGTTTACAAGGTTCCTTTGATAGCATGTTAGAGTTGCCAATATttaaatgaaaaatccaagaacTTTCACAAAATGAATTAGCATAATAAAAAGCCAAAAAACTATCATAAAATGTATGAAATATACAATGAAATTGCTTGTATACGTAGGAAGAGGAGGACGAAGGAAGGTGTGAGTGAAACACTAATTAACCCTCAAAGAAGTGTGAAATGTGTACAACACTTGGGATAAGTGTAAGAACATGTGTCATGTTTCTATGATGTGAGACAACTCaacaactaagtgaacttaagctaaTTTTTTAATAGGCCTATTAGGAACTATATAAATGTAAATTAGTTAGGTAATAGCTATCACACTAACACTTTACACATGATTTTTTCTCAATCAAGTgagagagagaaaaatatatacatttttcatattttaacaaaaaaaagagTGGATAAAGCACACTTCAACTCACAACAAAGAGCACTCATGCTCATAAAGATTCGGTAATATACAAAAaattacaatacacacaaatataACATTCGCTCATGGAAAGAAAAGAACCTAGATGGACATGTGGGTGTCTTATTAATGATTATTCCTTAAGCCCTGATTACAAGGTGGCATCATTAATCTCTAATGTTACTTCGAAAGGCTGGAGTTACCCTTCGCACGTGTCTCTTAGTCTAGAGGATAATTTGAGCAATTATTTCACCACTTGCTTGTATTATTTCTAGAATCTTCACATTTTTGTTAAAGCTAATCTTACTTTTACAAGGCAGTGTTTTTTGGCTATCTTTCATGCTAAAGGGTTTATGTCGAGAGTTCAGGAAAGCGCTTTATCTTTTAATTTATGTGAGTCTGCTTTGGGAAGTGATAGAGTTCGCTTTGAGCCTGATAAGCCCGACAATTTCAAGAAGGAATCGATGGTTTGGAACTACTGCGTTGAAGGTGGGGTGGCAGAGTTCATGGAAAACTTGTGTGGATATGATGAACAACTCTCTACTCAATTTGCTATTTCCTAGAAAAATTGCAGAGTTGTTGTTGGGAAAATCTCCTTTGAAGTTTATGAGGAATTTATTGCTCATGCGATTGGCCTTTCTCTGGAGGGAAGGAGATGAAAGTGGGTGAATCATGTGGCAAACATCGACGACCTCAACATATTATTCAAGAATCAAGGGGAAGGAGGCCCCTATCAAATTCCAAGGTGGTTTTGCCAGAGAGGAACTCCAACATCCATGGGGCATGGCATGTTTAATGATCATGAAATATTTTTCTCTTAAGGGATGCCACAAAttctattattattttatcattttccctTGTTAAATCATTTTAGAAACCATGATCTTTTATGTTAGCCTTTCTATCTACTAGATTATCTGAAATGCTCAATCAAGGAAGCCTTTGACCCAAAAAATGAGGATAAGCAACCTATCCCCCTCCACTAGGGTCTAATTTACAAGCTCTATCATTACCATTTGGCCTTATACCCCTCACCCCCATAACATTATGTTAATTAAACCCCCTCTGCATGTCTCTCACTCTTGGTCGACGTTTGCGAGTGGAGtagccccttctagattcttccaacTCTCTAATGAAGCTTTTGTTTCCTATCCTCTTCTGTCTTCCTCTATTACCATCACAAAGTCGAGCCCCCTACCTTTCCCTCCCCCTTTGTTGCTAAAGAGAAAAAACCCTTTTTCCCTAAGGGCAAAGGGTAAATCCGTTGGAAAACGGAAATGACTTATAATTGATAATTCTAGCTTGGAGGACATGGATGAAGAAGACCCTATTGTGGAAACTAAGGGAGAGAGAAGGTCCCAAAGGCTTGTCTCAAGGGGTGCTAGTGAGAAAAAAGATAAGAATCAGACTGTTGTTGATATTGAAGATGATCTTGAAGTGGGTGAGGGTGATGGTAATTTAAATGAACCTAAGGGGGAAGAGGTTGGCACTAAGGGTTTAGAcattggtaatgtggatgactttGGCCCCCCATTGGGCCCTCAAGATTTGAATGCAACAAATGTGCTCCCCGCTGAGAATTTTGAAGACGTGGCCCTAGAGAAAATTATGTAGAAAGTGGACCATGTCATTAGGATGGCTTTTGAGTTAGATGAAGGGGTTGACAATAATGAAGGGGTTTTTGTGGAAGGAATGAACACGGGTAAGAAAAGTGACAAGAAAAAGGGGAAGAAAAAAAAGATAAGAGATGCTCTCTCATGGAAGAGGACCAACAGGAAATGAAGATTGATGAGAAAGTGGAACCCACTAACCACCCTAGGGATGATGAGCTTCAGGCCCTCAAATGTGAGGTATGTGAGTCGTGGAACCATCTAGACATTTTTGGGGTAGATAAGGTAATAAAAAATTTGAAGGAGGAACTCAAGGAGATGAAGCATAGATGGGACACCAGAGATAAGCaacttgtcaacatcaacaagttttGCATGAGAATCATGCACAACTCAGCGATGACCCTTTGTCTCCTATAGGACAAgactgttgttgatgatgatgtggATAAACATGTTCCTACAAGGAACTCTACAAATTCCTTACTGAGGATTGGGGCAATGTCCTTGATATGGTTGGGCTCTATAAGCCAACCTCCTAGGTCTAGGTCTTTTTTATTTGCTTATGTTATTGGTTTATGATTCATTGGACTTATGGTGTATGCCCTTGCTACTCTCTTTTACTATTGTTATACTCCTACTTTAAGTTTTGTTTTGTGTTGTTAATGTGTTGTTGATAGTCTTtggactatgttaagggtcaacacccttgttaaTGTTGcttttacaataaaataaattcacACATATTTTAGGATTTTATATTccaaataaaaattatttcttCTCTTCCACACTAAATAATAGAAAGACACAAGATAAATTAAGAGGTCCAGACTTACCTCACATGATAACTCCCAAAATGAGGAAGACTCTTCTTGTTTGATTAATTTTTCTCTTCACCTTGTCACAAATCCACTTCCTTCACTAAGAAGCCTCAATAAATATTTGGGAACACAAATAAAGCCAAGATCTATCTCTCACCAAAATTCTCTAAGTGCCAAAGACAACATTAGCCATGCAAAAGCTAAAACATATGGGTTAGATGGGGTGTCATGCCATTTATCCATATGACCTTCCTCTTAAATACTTGTAAATTCCTCTTATAAATCATAAATACAACCCACACATTTCAAAGGCTAAGGACAAATAATTATGAGAGATCATGGCATAAGATATATTAATGAAGCACAAATCAATTGTGAGTGGGTAGAATTAGTGAGATATCAAACATTGTAAACCCAAATCCTAATAAAGATAAGTCAATGAGACACAAATAAGAGTGGATTAAAACCCTAGGtaaatttgatatgaaataaaTGTAATATAAACATTAGGCATGGAAATGAAGTCCTAGAGGTAAAAATAAAGGTGGGTGAAATAAGAGAACATAATTAATCACAAATCCTAAAGAAGGTAAaagtattgtagacatctaaaatggcTAATTCATTTTCATCTTGTCAtgatttctccaattcttctatccATATTAGTTAAATAGTTTCTAATTATTTCATTAAGCTAATATTTCCTCTTCCCATCTATAATAATTTCCTATCATTTTTAATTACTTAACTATGCCAATTTATttctatattaaataaaaaaaaattattatttaattaatttatgataaattctcttcaaatattaattgattaattttaagaagaaatttCACAAGAAAGTGTTCTTTGAAGTTGCAGGTTAGGTTTGGGCTTTCGAATTGACTTATGATGCTTATAGACCAACTTACATTGCATTTGGGATAACAGAGGTTGTATTTGGTATATATGAAAAATTAGTTGGGGTTTGCAAAGAATTTTATTTTCATCAATAGGTTAGATCTATGCTTTTGGTCAATCTTGGGCTGCATTTGGCTATTCTTTGGCCATCTAGTTATCTTGTGTCACATCTAGCAACATCTATTGTGGTACTAATTCTCAAAACATTTTGAATCACATTTGGTTAGTATTGTGGTATATTTGGTTAGTTGTTTGGTACTTTTGGTCAATATTGTGGCACATTTGGTAAATGGTTTAGTGCTTTTGGTTAGTAGTGTGACACTTTTGTTCTATGTTGTGATGCATCTAGTCTATGCAAGAGGATTATATTGAGTTATTCTTCTCGATCTAAAGTCTTGAGGATCTTCTACATTTTCATTAGATATGAGCAATATAATATAGAATAACCCTTTAACCTCATTTTAACATCACGTTTTTAAGGTTTGTTCCTTTGGGGTTTGTTTCCTTGTGCATATGCAAAATTTAAAGACCTAAAGTTAGTAAAGCTAGCTTGGATTCCTTTGTGTTTGGATTAAGAAAAATTGGAAGCATTAAATCTAGGTGTACTTGTTCTAAACTCTTTCCTTTACATTTCAAGTGATCATAGTCTCTATTATTCATCATAGAATCATATTTTTCTTTAGACTATCTTACTCAATGTGTCTCCCTCATATTTAAAATGGGTTTAAAATTAATCATACATATTTAAATTTGGGTGCTGAAACACGTGTCTTTTAATCCCCAAGGTCTACTCATGTATGCTATCCTCTCACTTTCTAGGGTAATCTTAAGGATTAGAAATATGTGATCTTGTATTCTTTTTTAGGGGGCCTGCCTAGAGAAATGATCACTTTAAGGAACAATGTCAACTCTCATGCAATTGTGAAGTATAAAGAGTGAGGGTGAATTGAAAGACATGCCTCTTGAAAGTGAAATATTATCAATCTAGGTTGTCTCTAATAAATTTATATCATAAATAAGTGAAGGTGGAGAAAGGATTACCCTTTCCTCCTGACTATTTGttagtgttccctttcatctataGATTAAGCCTCATATACCCTTGAGGTATATCAAGGATACCCCTAGTTGAGCTTGTAAAGCCTAGTTGAACCTTCTTGGGCACTGTTTCTTGTGGTACTTTTTTGCTACAAGGATTGATACCCCCACTTGAACAGGCTCGTTAATGCGTCTTATGTGTTTTAATATTTATGTCTCTATCCCCACTTGAAACTAAAAGGGGACAAATATCCAAATTGAGCCATAGGGAAATTctatttctctttcatttcttgTGTGTGTTTGGATATGTACAGTGGAAAATTGaatcctagtgattccccacctaggagagagaaaggaaatcactaggatgatttttacttgggagatactttacattcaaaagaggggttgaattcactagatccaaaccttagagtgaataaggatctaaatactaagtgaattgcaagggtgcaatgcaatttaccccCTTTTGTAactagaagagttgacttgttgactatgcaaaaaatgaagacaaaatgggtgaaataaggagctaccgatttgGGACCGTGCCgtaacttcggatctgaggtaTTTAGACTAATACGGACctgtcttgcaaatttggagaaaagtcattgggaccatgcgtaagttatgcacggtcctccaaaaaatccacgagtCGAAAAGGGCTTTTCCGTCTCTACAAATGAATCCTAAATCTGCAACTACAGTCGTGCACCTGCAACCTGCAcacaaaaaagaagagaagaagggttgtggataggggtttgccttagtcaaacctcaattgatgaatcaaccttgaaagaaagtaattgcaaatgcttaaatgtaaataatggaaatgtataccttgtagatctgcaatttgttgatgatggttgctttgcttcttgaatgtaatcacaagtgttgtatgaaatggcatctaatgtgataaaaccctaacacacacatgctttcaaattaatgttgcaatgttgctccaatggatgaatgcaaaagacacatgaagaagaagacttgatggatgcttgaagacttgaacacttgaacgcttgatgacgataatggagaccttatgcttgttttcccaatttttttcctatgcaaatgagaggactagatccccttttatacttgccttggagggtTAATTATCCCTTCATCGAAGGCCAACATAGGGGGAAATTTAATTCCCAAAAGATAATTatgtccaagggtcagatggacccattttggggccacacaaagagggaggaaaagggcaccatgcccctgtcctaaggGGACTGGGGCACCACACCATGGTCTTGCCCATTTTTGGGGCTTGAAAAAAAGTCTAAACAAGTTGTAAAGTGTGGAAATGAGGCCCagttccatggtggaggcatagatggATCTCGATCAAGCATGGAAGATGATATCGCCAAGGTAAGGGGCctaaaatgcggtcaaaattgcaaggggtgcaattttatgatgctacatttagcccctactttagcgggagtatgtcttacgccaatactatcggtaaagtagaaaaaagagagatgaagatgagagatgcgaagaaagatcacaaggagttaagacgtcactaatcttgaggaaccaatcccccaatcttaggatcttaactcactcaaacatatgcaagtgcaCATAAAAAGGCACACAACAAAAGCTAATATCTTAAGACCtaaagtcaactagctgaagagacctcgatatgaaAAATATCCcaatcaactaatatcattcttgaaacataaAATA includes:
- the LOC131876739 gene encoding uncharacterized protein LOC131876739 translates to MEEGGPSKEESTQSKRSKNATGLKIQEDKDNQKETENDSEDIRKDGSEMETDEFGGEESWKEEDVGEEEEGAEDVSDQDNPTHSEKNKEFEHEMGKENLSKDKEEVGEGLILDNLKNLSKVRMGFDRWAYEGIKNLEKNGKRWEEKRKKDDRDQK